A single genomic interval of Oryzias latipes chromosome 3, ASM223467v1 harbors:
- the fshb gene encoding follitropin subunit beta precursor, with amino-acid sequence MQLVVMAAALVLAEVGQVSSFSCHPKNVSIPVESCGISGCVHTTICEGRCYHEDPNYISYEDHPKEKICSGDWSYEVKFIEGCPVGFKYPVAKSCECTTCNTRTTYCGRLSADMPSC; translated from the exons ATGCAGCTGGTTGTCATGGCAGCTGCGTTGGTGCTGGCGGAAGTGGGGCAGGTCTCCAGCTTTTCCTGTCATCCCAAAAACGTCAGCATCCCTGTGGAGAGCTGTGGCATCAGCGGGTGCGTCCACACCACCATATGCGAAGGACGGTGCTACCATGAG GATCCCAACTACATCAGCTATGAAGACCACCCTAAAGAAAAGATCTGCAGTGGGGACTGGTCCTACGAAGTTAAATTCATTGAGGGATGTCCAGTGGGTTTCAAATATCCTGTGGCCAAAAGCTGCGAGTGCACTACATGCAACACAAGAACCACATACTGCGGCCGACTTTCTGCAGACATGCCGAGCTGTTAA